One genomic region from Thermoleptolyngbya sichuanensis A183 encodes:
- a CDS encoding GNAT family N-acetyltransferase, with translation MASSPAETPELQIRPLLRRDLEVVERLMLDALETDTESNRLEVTQRVQQLRRWYGLLKGLSLFPNPLQHLLSTYVAEQDDQVRGVIQVSPFNRTRSTWRIEQIAVGQYSPGEFRQTSLMDVGSQLLRYCLQAIWEARTWLIEVDVNDNSVIGLCRKTGFQPLAQMTYWAIAPDLWQALAERQPDLPNLLPVGNADAGLLCQLDTASMPPHVRQVFDRHITDFKTGLLGSVTDGVGSWLTPVQVVSGYVFEPQRKAAIGYFRLQLCKDGSHPHEAKLTVHPAYTWLYPELFCQMAQVVRGYPEQALIVDSADYQPEREDFLQQLGAEQTHHTLMMSRSVWHKLREAKPLEGLQLTDVLQNLQPVRKPVPSRFSLESGNGNGKSDTKPPGLSKDSN, from the coding sequence ATGGCCTCATCTCCTGCGGAAACTCCTGAGTTGCAAATTCGACCGCTGCTTCGCCGCGACCTGGAAGTCGTGGAGCGGTTGATGCTGGATGCACTAGAAACGGACACTGAGAGCAACCGTCTGGAGGTGACGCAGCGAGTGCAGCAGCTCCGACGCTGGTACGGGCTGCTCAAGGGGTTGAGTTTGTTCCCCAATCCGCTGCAACATCTGCTTTCAACCTACGTTGCTGAGCAAGACGATCAGGTGCGCGGGGTGATTCAGGTTTCACCGTTCAACCGCACACGCAGCACTTGGCGGATTGAGCAAATTGCGGTCGGGCAATATTCTCCCGGCGAATTCAGACAAACCTCGCTGATGGACGTGGGTTCCCAACTCCTGCGCTACTGCCTGCAAGCCATTTGGGAAGCCCGTACCTGGCTGATTGAAGTGGATGTCAACGACAACTCAGTGATTGGGCTATGTCGCAAAACAGGCTTTCAACCGCTGGCGCAGATGACCTACTGGGCGATCGCCCCTGATCTGTGGCAAGCCCTAGCCGAGCGACAGCCCGATTTGCCCAACCTGCTGCCTGTGGGCAACGCCGACGCAGGGCTGCTGTGCCAACTGGACACGGCCTCGATGCCGCCCCACGTCCGTCAAGTGTTCGATCGCCACATCACCGATTTCAAGACTGGTCTGCTGGGCAGCGTCACGGACGGGGTGGGAAGTTGGCTAACTCCGGTGCAGGTGGTTAGCGGCTACGTGTTCGAGCCGCAGCGCAAAGCAGCGATTGGCTATTTTCGGCTGCAACTTTGTAAAGACGGCAGCCACCCCCACGAAGCCAAGCTAACGGTTCACCCGGCCTACACTTGGCTCTATCCAGAGCTATTTTGCCAGATGGCGCAGGTGGTGCGGGGCTATCCGGAGCAGGCGCTCATTGTTGATTCGGCCGACTATCAGCCGGAGCGGGAAGACTTTTTGCAACAACTGGGTGCAGAGCAAACCCACCATACGCTGATGATGTCGCGCTCGGTGTGGCACAAGCTGCGGGAAGCCAAGCCGCTAGAGGGGCTGCAACTAACCGACGTGCTGCAAAATCTCCAGCCCGTGCGAAAGCCAGTGCCCAGTCGCTTCTCGCTGGAGTCGGGCAACGGCAACGGTAAGTCCGACACCAAGCCGCCGGGGCTGTCTAAAGATTCCAACTAA
- a CDS encoding peptidase domain-containing ABC transporter → MPRYPLILQHSREDCGVACLASIAKHYGRTVSFTRIREAIGTGQLGTTMLGLRRGAESLGFRAQSVVASDEVLEALDRMPLPAILHWQGNHWVVLYGQRGDARNDPYGNRPQDGFVIADPAVGLRFLSGAELLAGWANGVILLLEPDPERFFSQPNDPTVTLAQLWQRIRPYRWVLLQVMICASLIGLLSLASPMFLQILTDEVLLPAEETGALPEQRRMLLGIVAAVMLLYLLRSGLSLAADLLIARFAQRLELGFVLEFGQQVLRLPLTYYETRRSGEVVSRLRDIEEINRLVSDAVVSLPSTLLVAVVSFGLMLFYSWRLTLVAVLVAIAMTLSTIWFQPVLRQKTRAAMVLETENQGVLVETFKGALTLKVLDARSPFWEELQQRFRRLAALLLETMQIGIINSNFSALMSDLGNALLLGIGGLLVFSQDLSVGQLLAFTTLNRNGVALVDLLVNYVDDGARVQTANARLHEVIAATPEAERLDKPWKTLADDAAIACDGVSFFYPGRVELLKDFSLTIPGGQAIALIGRTGCGKSTLAKVIAGLHSPQSGTVRIGNDALQDLSLACVRRQVILVPQDSFFWSRSIVENFRLAQPQVTQSDIQTACQMTGADDFIQKLPDRYQTILGEFGSTLSGGQRQRLAIARALLADPPILILDESTSGLDPVSESELLDKLLWQRRGKTTILISHRPNVIALADWVVFLEEGRLKLAGTMEDVRSQAGDHLNFLTV, encoded by the coding sequence ATGCCTCGCTACCCCCTCATCCTCCAGCACAGCCGCGAAGACTGTGGCGTAGCATGTCTGGCCTCGATCGCCAAGCACTATGGACGCACCGTATCCTTTACCCGCATCCGCGAAGCCATCGGCACGGGGCAGCTGGGCACGACGATGCTGGGGTTGCGACGGGGAGCCGAGTCGCTGGGGTTTCGGGCCCAGTCGGTGGTCGCGTCGGACGAGGTGCTGGAGGCGCTTGACCGGATGCCACTGCCTGCGATTTTGCACTGGCAGGGCAATCACTGGGTGGTGCTATATGGACAGAGGGGCGATGCGCGAAACGATCCCTACGGGAATCGCCCCCAGGATGGCTTTGTGATTGCCGATCCGGCGGTGGGGCTGCGCTTCTTGTCGGGGGCGGAACTGCTGGCAGGCTGGGCAAACGGCGTGATTCTGCTGCTGGAACCTGATCCAGAGCGCTTTTTTAGCCAGCCCAATGATCCGACAGTAACACTCGCCCAGCTTTGGCAGCGAATTCGCCCCTACCGCTGGGTGCTGCTGCAAGTGATGATCTGCGCCAGCCTAATCGGGCTACTGTCGCTGGCATCGCCTATGTTTCTGCAAATTTTGACGGACGAGGTGCTGCTGCCTGCTGAGGAAACGGGAGCCTTGCCCGAACAGCGGCGGATGCTTTTGGGCATTGTGGCGGCGGTGATGCTGCTCTACCTATTGCGGAGCGGACTGTCGCTGGCAGCGGATTTGCTGATTGCGCGGTTTGCCCAGCGGCTAGAGTTGGGCTTTGTGCTGGAGTTTGGGCAGCAGGTGCTGCGGCTGCCGCTGACCTACTACGAAACGCGGCGCAGTGGCGAGGTGGTCAGCCGTCTGCGCGACATCGAGGAGATTAACCGCCTGGTGTCGGATGCGGTGGTGAGCCTGCCCAGTACGCTGCTAGTGGCGGTGGTGTCCTTTGGACTGATGCTGTTTTATAGCTGGCGGCTGACGCTGGTGGCGGTGCTGGTGGCGATCGCCATGACCCTTTCCACCATCTGGTTTCAGCCTGTGCTGCGGCAAAAGACGCGGGCGGCGATGGTGTTGGAAACCGAAAACCAGGGCGTGCTGGTGGAAACCTTTAAGGGAGCGCTGACGCTGAAGGTGCTGGATGCGCGATCGCCCTTTTGGGAAGAACTTCAGCAGCGGTTTCGCAGGCTGGCGGCACTGCTGCTGGAGACCATGCAAATCGGCATTATCAACAGCAACTTCAGTGCGCTGATGTCAGATCTGGGCAATGCGCTGCTGCTGGGCATCGGCGGGCTGCTGGTGTTTAGCCAGGATTTATCGGTGGGGCAATTGCTGGCGTTTACCACGCTAAACCGCAACGGAGTGGCGCTGGTGGACTTGCTGGTGAACTATGTAGACGACGGGGCGCGGGTGCAAACGGCAAACGCCCGCCTGCATGAGGTGATCGCCGCCACGCCCGAAGCCGAGCGCCTAGACAAACCCTGGAAGACGCTGGCCGACGATGCGGCGATCGCCTGTGATGGAGTCAGCTTCTTCTATCCCGGTCGGGTCGAGTTGCTGAAGGACTTCTCCCTGACGATTCCCGGCGGCCAGGCGATCGCCCTGATCGGCCGCACGGGCTGTGGCAAAAGCACCCTAGCTAAGGTCATCGCCGGACTGCACTCACCCCAGTCGGGCACGGTTCGCATTGGCAACGATGCGCTACAAGACCTATCCCTCGCCTGCGTGCGACGGCAGGTTATCCTCGTGCCCCAGGATTCATTTTTCTGGAGCCGCTCGATTGTGGAAAACTTTCGCCTCGCCCAGCCCCAGGTTACACAGTCAGACATTCAAACCGCCTGCCAGATGACGGGCGCAGACGACTTTATTCAAAAGCTGCCAGACCGCTACCAGACGATTTTGGGCGAATTTGGCTCCACCCTCTCCGGCGGCCAGCGCCAGCGGCTGGCGATCGCCCGCGCCCTGCTTGCCGACCCGCCGATTTTGATCCTGGATGAATCGACCAGCGGTCTCGATCCGGTCAGCGAATCTGAACTATTGGACAAACTGCTGTGGCAGCGTCGGGGCAAGACGACAATCCTGATCAGCCATCGCCCCAACGTCATTGCGCTGGCGGATTGGGTCGTGTTTCTGGAAGAGGGACGCTTGAAGCTTGCAGGGACGATGGAGGACGTGCGATCGCAGGCAGGCGACCACCTCAACTTCCTGACCGTTTAA
- a CDS encoding Uma2 family endonuclease, whose product MAHNLLNDDAIVTELDISHLVTEDDTPVDNFQSEKQQRLLVEPLYSSWSPGIPFIAAANVGVFYALKQDPIVPDAMLSLGLEMPTDWSQKQNRSYFVWEFGKVPDVCIEIVSNREGDELALSRKSQQKGKTLSKKDLYARIGVPYYAVFDPLEQLQAPEEMDGSLLQAWALREGRYHLLQPPIWLEAVGLGLTLWEGEFEGVSGLWLRWCDAQGQVIWTGAEGQNAERQRAEAERQRAEAERQRAEAERQRADRLAERLRAMGVDPDEV is encoded by the coding sequence ATGGCACACAACCTGCTCAACGACGACGCAATCGTGACGGAACTGGACATCAGCCATCTGGTTACCGAGGACGACACACCAGTGGACAATTTTCAATCCGAAAAACAGCAACGACTCCTGGTGGAACCGCTGTATAGCTCCTGGTCACCAGGAATCCCATTTATTGCCGCCGCCAATGTGGGGGTGTTCTATGCCCTCAAGCAAGATCCGATTGTTCCCGATGCGATGCTGAGCTTGGGGCTGGAAATGCCAACAGATTGGAGCCAGAAGCAAAACCGCTCCTACTTTGTCTGGGAGTTTGGCAAAGTGCCGGATGTGTGCATTGAAATTGTCTCCAACCGAGAAGGAGATGAGCTAGCGCTGAGCCGTAAATCTCAGCAAAAGGGCAAAACCCTGAGCAAGAAAGACCTCTATGCCCGCATTGGGGTGCCCTACTACGCTGTGTTTGATCCTCTGGAACAGCTTCAGGCTCCAGAAGAGATGGATGGATCGCTGCTGCAAGCTTGGGCTTTGAGGGAGGGACGATATCACCTCTTGCAGCCGCCCATCTGGTTAGAAGCGGTGGGGTTGGGGTTGACGCTCTGGGAGGGCGAATTTGAAGGAGTAAGCGGACTGTGGTTGCGCTGGTGCGATGCTCAAGGGCAGGTGATTTGGACTGGAGCAGAGGGACAAAACGCCGAACGCCAGCGGGCAGAAGCCGAACGCCAGCGGGCAGAAGCCGAACGCCAGCGGGCAGAAGCCGAACGCCAGCGGGCAGACAGACTGGCGGAGCGACTGCGGGCTATGGGCGTTGACCCAGATGAGGTTTGA
- a CDS encoding DUF305 domain-containing protein: MNLKKANVKANIQKTLLAVVFAGSLGLAACSHDSGHQNSQSTAPATMGHNMGGMDHSSMSLGPKDDSFDLRFIDGMIPHHEGAVLMAQEALEKSSRPEIRTLAEAILRVQEQEISQLQAWRKAWYPNAGDQPVMWHDSMNHMMPMTPEMRDAMRMAGDLGAADDQFDLRFIEAMIPHHEGALVMAQEALEKSDRPELRQMAEEIYASQKQEIEQMQAWRKAWYGK; encoded by the coding sequence ATGAACCTCAAAAAAGCGAACGTCAAAGCAAATATCCAAAAGACCCTCCTCGCGGTCGTTTTTGCTGGAAGCCTGGGCTTAGCTGCCTGTAGCCACGACTCTGGCCACCAGAACAGCCAGTCCACCGCTCCCGCAACAATGGGTCACAATATGGGCGGCATGGATCACAGCAGCATGAGCTTGGGGCCCAAGGACGACTCCTTCGACCTGCGGTTTATCGACGGCATGATCCCCCACCACGAAGGCGCAGTGCTGATGGCGCAAGAAGCGCTGGAAAAGTCCAGCCGTCCTGAAATTCGCACCCTCGCCGAAGCCATTCTCCGTGTCCAGGAACAGGAAATCAGCCAGCTTCAGGCCTGGCGCAAGGCGTGGTATCCCAATGCAGGCGATCAGCCCGTGATGTGGCACGACAGCATGAACCACATGATGCCTATGACCCCAGAAATGCGCGACGCGATGAGGATGGCGGGCGACCTTGGCGCGGCGGATGACCAGTTCGATCTGCGGTTTATCGAGGCGATGATTCCGCATCACGAAGGGGCATTGGTGATGGCACAGGAGGCGCTGGAAAAGAGCGATCGCCCTGAACTCCGCCAGATGGCAGAAGAAATCTACGCTTCCCAAAAGCAGGAAATTGAGCAAATGCAGGCCTGGCGCAAAGCTTGGTACGGGAAATAG
- a CDS encoding amino acid ABC transporter permease → MLGQLNLDFGKIAPNIPYILGGIQVTLLFTLLSALFGFALAIVLSFFKVSTFKPLRWFADVYTSVFRGTPLILQLALIYFATPQLTGYPISGLQAGVITFALNSAAYSSETIRGGILAVDKGQREAAQTLGVGYPMMMKDIILPQAFKNILPALVNDSIALLKDSALVSTVGALDVMRRAQIVAAEKFIYFEPLLLAGVIYYVLVMGLTLFARRFERRMRRSD, encoded by the coding sequence TTGCTGGGACAACTCAACCTTGACTTTGGCAAGATTGCGCCCAATATTCCCTATATCCTGGGAGGCATTCAGGTCACACTTCTATTTACACTCCTATCTGCTTTGTTTGGCTTTGCATTAGCCATTGTCCTTTCTTTTTTCAAGGTTTCCACGTTTAAGCCGCTGCGCTGGTTTGCCGATGTTTATACTTCAGTCTTTCGCGGCACGCCGCTGATTTTGCAGTTGGCTTTAATCTACTTCGCAACGCCGCAGCTGACGGGGTATCCAATTTCGGGTCTACAGGCCGGCGTGATTACCTTTGCGCTAAATTCGGCTGCTTATAGTTCGGAAACCATTCGGGGCGGCATTTTGGCCGTGGACAAGGGGCAGCGAGAAGCAGCACAAACCCTGGGCGTGGGCTATCCCATGATGATGAAAGACATCATCTTGCCTCAGGCGTTTAAGAATATTTTGCCTGCGCTAGTAAACGACAGTATTGCGCTTTTGAAGGACTCGGCGCTGGTGTCTACAGTAGGGGCGTTGGACGTGATGCGGCGAGCGCAGATAGTGGCCGCAGAAAAGTTTATCTACTTTGAGCCATTGCTATTGGCGGGTGTTATTTACTATGTTTTGGTGATGGGGCTGACACTGTTTGCACGACGATTTGAACGGAGGATGCGGAGAAGTGATTAG
- the ruvX gene encoding Holliday junction resolvase RuvX, which yields MTRISALGLDVGRKRIGVAGCDGTGLIATGLETIERRSFAEDVARLRKLVEARRATVLVVGMPYKLDGEVGAQARQVQRFAERLGAALNLPVEYVDERLTSYAAEELIHAEGRSPSHNKALIDRKAAAIILQQWLDGRSPTQT from the coding sequence ATGACGCGGATCTCGGCGCTGGGGCTGGATGTGGGCAGGAAGCGCATCGGCGTAGCGGGCTGCGACGGCACGGGGCTGATTGCCACGGGTCTAGAGACGATCGAGCGGCGATCCTTTGCCGAAGATGTGGCGCGGCTGCGGAAGCTGGTCGAGGCGCGGCGGGCAACGGTGCTGGTGGTGGGAATGCCCTACAAGCTGGATGGCGAAGTGGGGGCGCAGGCGCGGCAGGTGCAGCGGTTTGCTGAGCGGCTGGGAGCGGCGCTGAATCTACCTGTGGAATATGTAGACGAGCGATTGACCTCCTATGCCGCTGAGGAATTAATCCATGCGGAGGGGCGATCGCCCTCCCACAACAAGGCGCTGATCGACCGCAAAGCCGCCGCCATTATCTTGCAACAGTGGCTAGACGGGCGATCGCCCACTCAGACCTAG
- a CDS encoding YqeG family HAD IIIA-type phosphatase: MSWGKLLQPDLVLGSSILALTPALLQQYNLRGLVLDVDETLVPIRVAQTSGELREWVAQLRPTTAIWLVSNNISKSRISSIANSLDLPYLLGAGKPSRRKLRQAVEAMGIPIEQVAMVGDRLFTDVLAGNRLGMFTILVEPMADPAVEIRRSPVRNFEVWVSQALGASLTPRQ; the protein is encoded by the coding sequence ATGTCCTGGGGAAAACTCTTACAACCTGACCTGGTGTTGGGCAGCAGCATCTTGGCGCTGACCCCAGCGTTATTGCAGCAATACAACCTGCGGGGGCTAGTGCTGGATGTGGACGAAACGCTGGTGCCGATTCGGGTGGCTCAAACCTCTGGAGAACTGCGCGAGTGGGTGGCGCAACTGCGTCCCACAACTGCGATCTGGCTGGTGAGCAACAATATCAGCAAATCGCGCATCAGCAGCATTGCCAACTCGCTTGATCTGCCCTACTTGCTGGGCGCAGGCAAACCCTCGCGGCGCAAACTGCGGCAGGCCGTGGAGGCAATGGGCATTCCAATTGAACAGGTGGCGATGGTGGGCGATCGCCTGTTTACCGATGTGCTAGCGGGCAATCGCCTGGGCATGTTCACCATCCTAGTGGAGCCAATGGCAGACCCCGCCGTAGAGATACGCCGCAGCCCCGTTCGCAACTTTGAAGTGTGGGTGTCGCAGGCCTTGGGGGCATCGCTCACGCCCCGGCAGTAG
- a CDS encoding NfeD family protein: protein MMQSVFNQPAYLLWLVGGMCCLFLNLLVFEPTITALGIAAIITSIAALSLPSVGLQMMLWGILSVALAIVMRGLVPQSSKDLAAPSEAQVSVTIPRGGVGEVTYEGTIWSARSQVSDVAIAVGQTVHVVGRQGNTLIVLPAGFVQDRPV, encoded by the coding sequence ATGATGCAGTCCGTCTTCAATCAGCCTGCCTACCTGCTTTGGCTGGTGGGAGGAATGTGTTGCCTTTTTTTGAATTTGCTGGTGTTTGAGCCAACCATCACAGCGCTGGGCATTGCGGCCATTATTACCTCAATCGCCGCCCTCAGCCTGCCCAGCGTCGGCCTTCAGATGATGCTGTGGGGCATTTTGTCGGTGGCGCTGGCGATTGTCATGCGCGGGCTAGTGCCCCAATCGTCCAAAGATCTGGCGGCTCCGAGCGAGGCACAGGTTTCTGTGACGATTCCACGCGGCGGGGTTGGGGAGGTGACCTATGAAGGCACGATTTGGTCAGCCCGCAGCCAGGTTTCGGACGTGGCGATCGCCGTTGGGCAGACGGTTCACGTCGTCGGTCGCCAGGGGAACACGCTAATCGTTCTCCCCGCAGGGTTTGTGCAAGATCGCCCAGTTTGA
- a CDS encoding amino acid ABC transporter ATP-binding protein, producing the protein MIRVEFLTKSFGKLDVLKDISTEIKDGEVVAVIGPSGSGKSTFLRCLNLLETPTRGRIYINNVEVTDPKCDIQKVRQNVGMVFQHFNLFPHMTVLENLTYAPRKVKGVSKAQAEEKGMELLERVGLAEKASVYPSRLSGGQKQRVAIVRALAMEPEYMLFDEPTSALDPEMVKEVLDVMKSLAQTGITMAIVTHEMGFARDVADRVLFLEGGKIAEDAPPDVFFSTPKSARAQQFLEKVL; encoded by the coding sequence GTGATTAGAGTTGAGTTTTTGACAAAATCCTTTGGCAAGCTGGATGTGTTGAAAGACATTTCCACTGAGATTAAAGATGGCGAAGTGGTGGCCGTCATTGGCCCCTCCGGTTCTGGAAAATCGACTTTTTTAAGATGCTTGAATTTGCTGGAAACGCCAACTCGCGGCCGCATTTACATCAACAATGTCGAAGTCACTGATCCAAAATGTGACATTCAAAAAGTGCGGCAGAATGTGGGCATGGTATTTCAGCATTTCAATCTGTTTCCCCACATGACGGTGCTGGAAAATCTCACCTACGCGCCACGCAAGGTGAAAGGCGTATCCAAAGCACAGGCAGAGGAGAAAGGAATGGAATTGCTGGAGCGCGTGGGGCTGGCAGAAAAGGCCAGCGTTTATCCCTCCCGGCTATCTGGCGGGCAAAAACAGCGGGTGGCAATCGTGCGGGCGCTAGCGATGGAGCCGGAGTATATGCTGTTTGACGAGCCGACCTCGGCGCTCGACCCAGAAATGGTGAAAGAAGTGCTGGACGTGATGAAGTCTCTGGCGCAGACGGGCATCACGATGGCGATTGTGACGCACGAAATGGGCTTTGCGCGAGACGTGGCGGATCGGGTGCTGTTTTTGGAAGGCGGCAAGATTGCAGAAGACGCGCCGCCGGACGTGTTTTTCTCTACGCCCAAGAGCGCCCGGGCGCAGCAGTTTTTGGAGAAGGTGCTGTAG
- a CDS encoding 1-acyl-sn-glycerol-3-phosphate acyltransferase, producing the protein MPDFYPPKLSPPLVWAVQRASPLVARYYHKMRLEVQPSCLETLRTLQPHRLLLLPNHPTHHDWIALFLLSARWGQPFHYLAAHERFGGATDWFLQRMGAYSLRRGLGDRPSIAKTMELLSQPRCRLVVFPEGGFSFQNDTVMPFRVGAVQLAMQTMQRQVRQGTPVEALEDLYAVPIALKYRYHGDMAPVIEQTLNQLEKALWVFPSSTDWYERLLVIGEQVLLGFERDYGLPIVETVWRSRPDRIQRVKDHILNYCERTLKIAPNLHEPLRERVYRIQRSLEAQAETLDLRTQEAIARAAAQLLNFNAISDGYVAANPTPERFLDTLIRLERAVFGIDQPPPKGDRTVILRVGEPVNLTQHLDDYTQDRTQTVEQLTEKLRSTVQTNLDLM; encoded by the coding sequence ATGCCGGACTTTTATCCGCCCAAGCTGTCGCCGCCGCTGGTGTGGGCGGTTCAGCGTGCGTCGCCGCTCGTAGCTCGCTACTATCACAAAATGCGGCTAGAGGTGCAGCCAAGTTGCCTAGAGACGCTCCGCACGCTCCAGCCCCATCGTCTGCTGCTGCTGCCCAACCACCCCACCCACCATGACTGGATTGCGCTGTTTCTGCTGTCGGCGCGGTGGGGACAGCCGTTTCACTATCTGGCGGCGCACGAGCGGTTTGGCGGCGCAACGGACTGGTTTCTTCAGCGGATGGGGGCGTATTCGCTGCGGCGGGGACTGGGCGATCGCCCCAGCATTGCAAAAACGATGGAGTTACTCTCCCAGCCCCGCTGTCGGCTGGTGGTGTTTCCGGAGGGCGGCTTCTCTTTTCAAAATGACACGGTGATGCCGTTTCGGGTGGGCGCAGTGCAACTGGCGATGCAGACAATGCAGCGACAGGTGAGGCAGGGCACACCCGTTGAGGCACTGGAGGATTTGTATGCTGTGCCGATTGCGCTGAAATATCGCTATCACGGCGATATGGCTCCGGTTATTGAACAAACCCTAAACCAGTTAGAAAAAGCGCTATGGGTGTTTCCCAGCAGCACCGACTGGTATGAGCGGCTGCTGGTGATTGGCGAGCAGGTGTTGCTGGGGTTCGAGCGCGACTATGGGCTGCCGATTGTAGAAACCGTGTGGCGATCGCGCCCTGACCGCATTCAGCGGGTCAAAGACCACATTTTGAACTATTGCGAACGCACGCTGAAGATTGCGCCGAATCTCCACGAACCGCTGCGGGAGCGGGTCTATCGCATCCAGCGCAGCCTAGAGGCACAGGCAGAAACCCTGGATCTGCGAACCCAAGAGGCGATCGCCCGCGCTGCTGCCCAGTTGCTCAATTTCAACGCCATCTCCGACGGCTATGTGGCCGCCAACCCCACCCCAGAGCGATTTCTCGATACGCTCATTCGCCTAGAGCGGGCCGTGTTTGGCATCGACCAGCCGCCCCCCAAGGGCGATCGCACGGTCATTCTCCGCGTCGGCGAACCCGTAAACCTGACGCAACACCTAGACGACTATACCCAAGACCGAACTCAGACCGTCGAGCAGCTAACCGAAAAGCTCCGCAGCACCGTCCAGACCAACTTGGATCTCATGTAG
- a CDS encoding DUF3727 domain-containing protein, translating to MAKVGKNNDDFETNQGDLEEELPTVSLTDEAGRSLVCYVEHSVEVDGQAYLLLLPVDSPIEIFAWEDDEDEDAETLVDLADTQIEEIFETARAVLAEQDLTLKRTAYTLTAVGDLPDVSEEDVITIDVGEEGGLVDSEQFQRLTSFYHEEQEYDVCTPLDPLMFFARVNASGEPELLSPEEFQAIRPQLEEQLFDSFE from the coding sequence ATGGCAAAGGTCGGGAAAAATAATGATGACTTTGAGACAAACCAGGGCGATTTGGAAGAGGAGTTGCCTACCGTCAGCCTGACAGACGAGGCCGGGCGATCGCTCGTTTGTTATGTGGAGCATTCGGTTGAAGTAGACGGACAAGCCTACCTGCTGCTGCTGCCAGTCGATTCGCCGATTGAAATCTTTGCCTGGGAAGACGACGAAGACGAAGATGCAGAGACGCTTGTTGACCTGGCCGATACTCAGATTGAAGAGATTTTTGAAACCGCTCGGGCTGTGCTAGCAGAACAAGATTTGACCCTCAAGCGCACGGCCTATACGCTGACGGCGGTGGGCGACCTGCCCGATGTTTCCGAAGAAGACGTAATCACGATTGACGTGGGCGAAGAAGGCGGCCTGGTGGATTCTGAGCAGTTTCAGCGGCTGACCTCCTTCTATCACGAAGAGCAGGAATACGACGTTTGCACGCCCCTCGATCCGCTCATGTTCTTTGCCCGCGTCAACGCTAGCGGTGAACCTGAATTGCTCTCTCCAGAAGAGTTTCAAGCAATCCGCCCGCAGCTAGAAGAGCAGTTGTTTGACTCGTTTGAGTAA
- the mltG gene encoding endolytic transglycosylase MltG, which produces MSVKQFSGWSKGVILLALVLVALLLGGWQGWRWWLGAIAPATQATHSGNPPEDAAVQVEIPEGSTAQQIGETLKDKGIIRSTEAWNLWTRWQTLQNRPGSFQAGTYALSPAEPLPAIADQIWRGEVVQNSFTIPEGWTIRQMAEYFEEQGYFPAEEFMAATQDIPRDRFPWLPENLPMLEGFLFPDTYQFAGELTPELAIDQMLRRFEQVALPIYDEGRSPYSFMEWVTLASIVEKEAVVQDERPTIASVFARRLREGIPLAADPTVEYGLGIRQTVEQPLTYAQVRQPSPYNTYINPGLTPTPIAAPGLASLEASLNPGDTEYLFFMARYDGTHIFSRTLAEHEAAKRAVDAELTRQN; this is translated from the coding sequence ATGTCGGTCAAACAATTTTCTGGATGGTCTAAGGGGGTAATCCTGCTGGCGCTGGTGCTGGTGGCGCTGCTGCTGGGCGGCTGGCAGGGCTGGCGCTGGTGGCTGGGGGCGATCGCCCCGGCAACTCAGGCGACCCATAGTGGCAACCCTCCAGAAGACGCAGCCGTGCAGGTCGAAATTCCCGAAGGCAGCACCGCCCAGCAAATTGGCGAAACCCTAAAAGACAAAGGCATCATCCGTTCAACTGAGGCATGGAACCTGTGGACGCGCTGGCAAACGTTGCAAAACCGGCCGGGTAGCTTTCAGGCAGGAACCTACGCCCTCTCGCCCGCTGAGCCGTTGCCCGCGATTGCCGATCAGATCTGGCGGGGCGAAGTCGTGCAAAACAGCTTCACCATTCCCGAAGGCTGGACGATTCGCCAAATGGCGGAGTATTTCGAGGAGCAGGGCTACTTCCCCGCTGAGGAATTCATGGCCGCCACACAAGACATCCCACGCGATCGCTTTCCGTGGCTACCCGAAAATCTGCCCATGCTGGAGGGCTTTCTGTTTCCCGATACCTACCAGTTTGCGGGAGAGCTTACGCCTGAGTTGGCAATTGACCAAATGCTTCGCCGATTTGAGCAAGTCGCCCTGCCGATTTATGACGAAGGGCGATCGCCCTATAGCTTCATGGAATGGGTGACGCTGGCTAGCATTGTTGAAAAAGAAGCCGTCGTCCAGGACGAGCGTCCCACCATCGCCAGCGTGTTTGCGCGGCGGCTGCGCGAGGGTATTCCTCTGGCTGCGGACCCCACGGTAGAATATGGGCTGGGCATCCGGCAAACCGTTGAGCAGCCGCTGACCTACGCCCAGGTGCGCCAGCCCTCGCCCTACAACACCTACATCAACCCTGGCCTCACGCCAACGCCCATCGCCGCACCGGGTTTGGCCAGTCTGGAAGCCTCGCTGAATCCTGGCGATACGGAATATCTGTTTTTCATGGCGCGATACGACGGTACGCATATCTTTAGCCGGACGCTCGCCGAACACGAAGCCGCCAAGCGAGCAGTCGATGCGGAACTAACTCGGCAAAACTAA